The Toxoplasma gondii ME49 chromosome XII, whole genome shotgun sequence genome includes a region encoding these proteins:
- a CDS encoding phosphate carrier, putative (encoded by transcript TGME49_278990~Predicted trans-membrane domain (TMHMM2.0):59-82) — MSFCEQRPYKNVLPGLESCSLCGCQRKETQDCAKWRFFLSFSLPPLHRPGVLLFGGRLRLLLSRVCVFSLPFWFFPCAVWQANLLLYEPRFSSVPSVPPRLSSLPAPVDRSRFNLRIPEISLDPCDSSLSSGRFCLLVRSFLAWKMSSLSVAAASPLAAAKSQWDARLSEPITRKPHAMPHTMSYYAKCMLGGVLSCGLTHTAVTPLDVVKCKMQVYPDKYKGLVSGMRTVVAEEGAAGLRLGWTPTLLGYSMQGLFKFGLYEYFKDTYGNLMGEEFTAKNKGVVWLAASASAEFFADVALCPMEMVKVKMQTSPAGTWPTSFSPALTKMSEMKKETKFPFGSVVPLWSRQIPYTMAKFYFFEKVVQLFYDNIFTKPKDSYSKTTQLGITFASGYLAGVICAVVSHPADTLVSVMSKAGNKGKSFGTMINEMGYKNLFTKGLGTRVLMIGTLTGLQWWIYDSFKTFMGMGTTGGGSAKK; from the exons ATGTCTTTTTGCGAGCAAAGGCCCTACAAAAACGTGCTGCCGGGTCTGGAatcctgctctctctgtggctgtcagcgaaaggagacacaggatTGTGCCAAGTGGAgattttttctttccttttctcttccacctctGCATCGACCCGGTGTTCTCTTGTTTGGAggccgtcttcgtcttctcctgagccgcgtttgtgtcttttctctaCCATTTTGGTTCTTCCCCTGCGCAGTGTGGCAGGCAAATCTACTACTTTACGAACCGCGTTTCTCGAGCGTCCCCTCCGTTCCCCCTCGTCTTAGTTCGCTTCCCGCCCCCGTGGATCGGTCCCGCTTTAATCTCCGAATTCCCGAAATTTCACTTGATCCCTGCGACAGCAGCCTTTCCAGTGGGCGTTTTTGTCTCTTGGTCCGTTCTTTTCTTGCGTGGAAAatgtcgtctctctctgttgcagCGGCGTCGCCGCTGGCGGCCGCGAAATCCCAGTGGGATGCCCGTCTTTCGGAGCCAATCACCAGAAAGCCGCACGCGATGCCTCACACCATGTCGTACTATGCCAAGTGCATGCTCGGAGGTGTGCTGTCGTGTGGACTGACCCACACCGCCGTTACACCCCTTGATGTGGTCAAATGCAAGATGCAAGTTTACCCCGACAAGTACAAGGGTCTGGTCTCTGGCATGCGCACGGTCGTGGCGGAGGAAGGAGCCGCTGGACTCCGCCTCGGCTGGACACCTACGCTCCTCGGATACAGCATGCAGGGACTCTTCAAGTTCGGACTGTATGAGTACTTCAAGGATACGTACGGCAACCTGATGGGAGAGGAATTCACTGCCAAAAACAAGGGCGTCGTGTGGCTCGCCGCCTCCGCGTCGGCTGAATTCTTCGCCGATGTCGCTCTCTGCCCAATGGAAATGGTCAAAGTCAAGATGCAGACAAGCCCCGCAGGAACCTGGCcgacttccttctccccggCTCTCACAAAGATGAGTgaaatgaagaaggaaacaaaatTCCCG TTCGGAAGTGTCGTGCCTTTGTGGAGCCGCCAAATCCCGTACACCATGGCGAAGTTCTACTTCTTTGAGAAGGTTGTCCAGCTCTTCTACGATAACATCTTTACGAAGCCGAAGGATTCGTACAGCAAAACTACTCAGCTTGGAATTACCTTCGCCTCGG GCTATCTCGCTGGTGTCATCTGCGCCGTCGTGTCTCACCCCGCTGACACTCTCGTGTCCGTCATGAGCAAGGCAGGAAACAAGGGAAAGAG CTTTGGCACCATGATCAACGAAATGGGCTACAAGAACCTGTTCACAAAGGGTCTTGGAACTCGTGTCCTCATGATCGGTACACTCACCGGTCTGCAGTGGTGGATCTACGACAGCTTTAAG ACATTCATGGGCATGGGAACGACCGGCGGTGGCTCAGCAAAGAAATAA
- a CDS encoding hypothetical protein (encoded by transcript TGME49_278965~Predicted trans-membrane domain (TMHMM2.0):88-111:120-143:199-222:292-315:399-422:444-467) has product MEGDVQAAAEGAPLPVAESGSEIVRNRFPDATADSGDGLWGEKQQNLEAASGRNSVSEVTSAIFPNREKRHFYADQQEKVQGGKSISMFHTALESFVFYLYLAVVPGWIGCCLAKVPPFAFWAPSIVGAGAFWSALNIWGLLFSQGAVVDPYSALISSWAEMSLAKHRGQLLSEEERGSRGAEAASSTVLYNSRRNTGDMVKIFIATLGAASLVGVVMQVLLPGHLPYGPPITMQIYSDIQSPATKKLIESSDSSHAGLSSSLFTSLLTPLPIHLQKEAARIVSVCLSSMADLVVVFSRIIVGYAWAASTWLLPAKHQELLLQSEMFGPTFAGQSAADGGFADIVHRIGVSPPGGSFEMLLWFSRVVDVFLGECCFSCLNYMAQAADISMRKITRKGQITVTGLGFICLNVGTLAYLVGSPFCRVTGGPWLNPCFAAMVMICRRDFFAIFILLTAGFWGAFFASSLVKPTVRKVPVDDRRQIVTRAPTWEDKPENRKKEE; this is encoded by the exons ATGGAGGGAGACGTTCAAGCGGCTGCCGAAGGAGCGCCGCTCCCTGTTGCGGAAAGCGGGTCGGAAATTGTCAGGAATCGTTTTCCAGATGCAACGGCGGATAGTGGAGATGGACTTTGGGGGGAAAAGCAGCAGAATTTGGAGGCAGCTTCCGGCCGGAACTCTGTCAGTGAGGTGACTTCCGCGATCTTCCCAAATAGAGAGAAGCGTCACTTCTATGCAGATCAACAGGAGAAAGTACAAGGCGGAAAGAGCATTTCGATGTTTCACACGGCTCTAGAAAGCTTCGTATTCTACCTGTATTTGGCGGTTGTGCCAGGGTGGATAGGTTGTTGCCTCGCCAAGGTGCCGCCGTTTGCGTTCTGGGCGCCCTCTATTGTCGGAGCAGGTGCCTTCTGGAGTGCACTGAATATATGGGGACTCCTTTTCTCACAGGGAGCTGTTGTAGATCCGTATTCAGCGCTCATCAGTTCGTGGGCAGAGATGAGTCTGGCCAAGCACAGAGGTCAGCTGttgagcgaggaagagaggggtTCTCGTGGAGCAGAGGCGGCATCATCCACAGTACTCTACAACAGCAGGCGAAACACTG GTGACATGGTCAAAATCTTCATTGCTACATTAGGTGCGGCGTCACTGGTGGGGGTTGTCATGCAAGTACTCTTACCCGGTCACCTACCTTATGGCCCGCCGATAACGATGCAAATTTACAGCGATATTCAGTCTCCAGCCACTAAGAAACTCATAGAGTCTTCAGACAGTAGCCACGCTGGGTTGTCTTCCTCCTTGTTCACGTCGCTTCTAACGCCGCTGCCAATACACTTACAAAAGGAGGCAGCAAGAATAGTgagcgtctgtctctcatcGATGGCTGACTTGGTCGTGGTCTTCAGCAGGATCATCGTTGGATATGCTTGGGCTGCGAGCACTTGGCTGTTGCCCGCAAAACATCAGGAGCTACTTCTACAATCAGAGATGTTTGGGCCAACATTCGCGGGGCAGAGTGCGGCCGATGGAGGGTTCGCTGACATTGTGCATCGCATTGGCGTTTCTCCCCCAGGAGGCAGTTTCGAAATGCTCCTATGGTTCAGCAGGGTCGTCGACGTGTTCTTGGGGGAGTGCTGCTTCAGCTGCCTGAATTACATGGCACAAGCCGCAGACATCTCAATGCGGAAAATCACACGAAAGGGACAAATAACGGTTACCGGCCTCGGCTTCATCTGCTTGAATGTCGGAACCCTGGCGTATTTAGTCGGCAGCCCCTTCTGCCGAGTTACAG GTGGTCCTTGGCTTAACCCATGCTTCGCAGCTATGGTTATGATCTGTCGGCGCGATTTCTTCGCCATCTTCATTCTCCTCACTGCTGGCTTTTGGGGGGCCTTTTTTGCCAGCTCCCTTGTGAAACCGACTGTCCGAAAAGTGCCCGTCGACGACAGGCGACAAATAGTGACCCGAGCTCCAACATGGGAAGACAAGCccgaaaacaggaaaaaagaggagtGA
- a CDS encoding hypothetical protein (encoded by transcript TGME49_278960~Predicted trans-membrane domain (TMHMM2.0):91-111:120-143:215-238:410-433:445-468:482-504) produces the protein MAKHKAQVRAFSAGGGRPPGLSDSDFHRGCTNGSKSSRKSEFRRFEGSLETAEKTAGVQSRYPVMTEREHQALRKLQLDELRRQGPSALKSFLESVAFAVYVSFLPGFLNACMRRLPPFDVWAGNTTAALALWLCLAWWSALCARGNVTDPASFLVCVREAAAWAVEDRKQRETEKQAALVTGGARHSSPACRESDAKDAESSGPDEALAQVSACAFWKVTSASLLGATVVGLVLRFFFSKSTFLSLLEPLPHQVYADMPAPIPGKVSPPFFLPSSSLLASLLPLLPSALQLQATELLRSGLVLASRLFSLLRRVSLGVCTAGIAMVLKPGGGHQEFQEQLLKSDWFREFFGEFSEAGEDSFRSLLGTSQPVDNFFSKIVHALTGSAAGVKEEELAVLWVSGMVDMFLLELFFGFLAYMTAAVQASVTTAAPGRRFQIRAMSYASLNASCFFYYFGIPFCTPVGGPMLNAGYAALVTAYRLDVIGFFLLVAADLLAAYLATLVVKPFACVPEKKPVAPARRNVSVWPEQSTEKRKAE, from the exons ATGGCGAAGCACAAGGCGCAGGTGCGCGCCTTTTCTGCAGGGGGGGGTCGTCCCCCTGGTCTCTCGGACTCTGACTTCCATCGCGGATGTACAAATGGATCGAAGAGTTCGAGGAAAAGCGAGTTCCGTCGCTTCGAAGGGTCTCTTGAAACTGCAGAAAAGACGGCGGGAGTCCAGAGTCGGTACCCTGTGATGACGGAGCGCGAACACCAGGCGCTGCGGAAGCTGCAGCTGGATGAGCTGCGGCGGCAAGGCCCCTCGGCCCTCAAGAGCTTCCTCGAGTCCGTAGCTTTCGCGGTGTACGTGTCCTTCCTGCCAGGTTTTttgaacgcatgcatgcgtcgccttcccccCTTCGACGTCTGGGCGGGCAACACCACCGCCGCTCTTGCCCTCtggctctgtctcgcctggTGGTCTGCTCTCTGCGCTCGCGGCAACGTGACGGACCCCGCGAGCTTCCTGGTCTGCGTCCGGGAGGCAGCGGCCTGGGCTGTGGAGGACAGAAAGCAACGCGAAACCGAGAAACAAGCTGCTCTAGTGACTGGCGGCGCCCGACACTCTTCACCGGCCTGCCGAGAATCTGACGCCAAAGACGCTGAATCCAGTGGTCCCGACGAGGCTCTCGCGCAAGTCTCAGCCT GTGCTTTCTGGAAAGTCACATCGGCTTCTCTGTTGGGGGCGACAGTCGTTGGCCTCGtacttcgtttctttttctcaaaGTCGACTTTCCTGTCCCTGCTCGAGCCGCTCCCTCACCAGGTGTACGCGGACATGCCGGCTCCGATTCCAGGGAAGGTCTCTCCgccgttcttccttccctcgtcttcgcttctagcctctctgcttccgctgCTGCCTTCCGCCTTGCAGCTGCAAGCCACAGAATTGCTCCGGAGCGGCCTGGTGCTCGCCAGTCGCCTTTTTTCGCTGCTGCGCCGCGTCAGTTTGGGTGTATGTACGGCCGGCATTGCGATGGTACTCAAGCCGGGGGGCGGCCACCAGGAGTTTCAGGAGCAACTGCTCAAGAGCGACTGGTTCAGAGAGTTCTTCGGCGAGTTCTCTGAGGCGGGTGAAGACAGCTTCCGCAGCTTGCTCGGGACCAGCCAACCGGTGGACAATTTCTTCTCTAAAATAGTGCATGCGCTCACAGGCTCCGCTGCGGGCgtcaaggaagaagagctggCTGTGCTCTGGGTCAGCGGCATGGTCGACATGTTCCTTCTCgaactcttcttcggctttcTCGCCTACATGACCGCCGCGGTTCAAGCTTCCGTTACCACCGCAGCTCCCGGCAGAAGATTTCAAATCCGGGCCATGAGCTACGCCTCCCTCAATGCCTCATGCTTCTTCTACTATTTTGGAATTCCCTTCTGTACTCCTGTTG GTGGCCCGATGTTGAACGCAGGCTATGCAGCCCTTGTGACAGCGTATCGTCTTGATGTGATTGGATTTTTTCTTCTGGTGGCGGCGGACCTGCTCGCTGCGTACCTAGCCACGCTTGTTGTGAAgccgtttgcatgcgtcccCGAAAAGAAGCCTGTAGCtccagcgagaagaaacgtctCTGTGTGGCCGGAACAAAgcacagagaagcggaaggcaGAGTAG
- the SRS59J gene encoding SAG-related sequence SRS59J (encoded by transcript TGME49_279000~Gene product name based on ToxoDB Community Expert Annotation.), with product MHTVKSVLLRSGNPKQFQGGIQEKKPTDSCSLLIRVKTTDSIDDEDGDKGIEECTVGTEKKVTLFPSSPVRFRCKLGTNLQPTFSAENPQVYDDSNGACNALVALTSLVDAALTEDNTHDTYSMYDIELKTGPQLR from the coding sequence ATGCACACTGTCAAATCAGTTCTCCTGCGGAGTGGCAATCCAAAACAGTTCCAGGGTGGCAttcaggagaagaaaccaaCCGATTCATGCTCTCTGCTGATTAGGGTGAAGACCACAGACAGCATTGATGATGAGGACGGAGATAAAGGTATTGAAGAATGCACGGTAGGcaccgagaagaaggtcACGCTTTTTCCAAGCAGTCCGGTCAGATTCAGGTGCAAGCTAGGAACGAATCTGCAGCCAACGTTCTCCGCGGAAAACCCGCAGGTGTACGACGATTCTAATGGCGCGTGTAATGCACTGGTCGCCTTGACCTCTTTGGTAGATGCCGCGCTCACAGAAGATAACACGCATGACACGTACAGCATGTATGATATCGAGTTGAAAACTGGTCCCCAACTGAGATGA
- a CDS encoding LSM domain-containing protein (encoded by transcript TGME49_278950), which translates to MVLPLTLLRAAQNRPMMVELKSGETYSGLLASCDGFMNLHLKDSVCTSKDGERFWKLSECYIRGNMVKYIRLQDEVLETAKDDKKDARDKPRVRGRGGRGGGARGFGGRGRGGADRGRGGR; encoded by the exons ATGGTG CTGCCTCTTACGCTCCTCCGCGCGGCGCAGAACCGGCCGATG ATGGTGGAACTGAAGAGTGGGGAGACTTACAGCGGTCTGCTGGCGAGTTGCGATGGCTTCATGAATCTCCACCTCAAGGACTCTGTCTGCACGTCGAAG GACGGAGAACGCTTTTGGAAGCTGAGCGAGTGCTACATTCGAGGCAACATGGTCAAGTACATTCGACTGCAAGATGAAGTTCTTGAAACTGCAAAAGACGACAAAAAGGACG CGCGCGACAAGCCGAGAGTcagaggacgaggcggaCGTGGCGGCGGCGCCCGCGGGTTCGGCGGTAGAG GACGAGGCGGTGCGGATCGCGGTCGCGGAGGCCGGTAG
- a CDS encoding ICE family protease (caspase) p20 domain-containing protein (encoded by transcript TGME49_278975), which produces MTSYTPYSFTSSLDRPGAPVSGSSPSLAGVHGSQAQNGTSEHSHQSARMYYYPVNTARISFSEETANGGRVVQLPTADRSERNLSHSVVAGSYSHGGYAKPPFFVVPESRSGFSGNGLQEQRPVSHPGVPPALGSVRSVPASSQSLPSLYAKGGFTQPGAKEVSSAFAQSTVSLRSPQAVSSRPLCHPATSWSCPSPGPVPSSAEQTSRTVIQPGPPLAVFPSLPLQTTGGLQGDFSLGRSGAAELAPPLAAGRSVALPRESVDQTLQRLEAAKAFEANRLQDLMKQERELLMHFAQKHQAGNARAAVAERGEAALAEHRQGLPARSTRVLSGPPASRDGSAFVAEPQCVSSGIPQSSSRIPRLPSFATPHVRHASFLPPAFPAAPGQPCTASFILPRAARPASVHAARGPRRRALIVGCGHQKGQPYHIRGAGNDAHLFAHACVQFLGIDPKEICVLTDTAPSTCYRGRGQDGSFLGPAAYIQGKDGSKHGTLLAKQDRMHAAGGEETSGAASALSQAMRGVADFGAKHFVASQGRDKETKAVVHSLVDVDRLESEEPNPVVAELPTRHNILRGLRWLVEDARPDDYLIFYFSGHSVQMDNMSGWEGEGYEEAFVPCDFNVRDVESGDPVSLVGALEIREILFNIPDRTQLSIFLDCCGGQTVLDPAGTSSRFTFIKGVKQRGMWPFSDPTDKMCLAKYRSDVWASPDMQKQVVQPRYLPAVEVQSLSCVSTASVKGDEHEKPGLLNAYCIAAAPWGSVALEASFNSFRIRSFHTRSLPGNCHGSCTVESKPVVHGVFTWAVVSALSGLVEETIRVFSDEGGARNGCVPVRVTYTKLMEKIEHQINDLKWNRLFKLDQQAELTVHSGGGARPNEVFIQFPDLAPGKGRPCVGASLSGETSPGACLRGWATAAFDSPVTPLQELSGSFYDFFHPQWIREEQRMHMGSAAAGGALPYTAEACFQRAFGVTPTGSPTPLGLHGKVHAERRSAGRGEDRKEQGSRIPSEDHVSSCLQWLSARRRLRSVVLPMASGFLDPRNRPVASASFSPLYTAKGRPPISSPPQEPTTDSGHIPEHFKCTDVSTLSPSSCVASVENQEAQSPSNDENALFSCADSCSFPSRRPPSGAAPHHEGQARQERRGISQKRQAAVPQVASGKQVVRSEKRPEELQRERSFGLAVHAVRCVGGRDEEVALAVVLRAQMAERKRREAANRAQREQAEVRGRQMRLRQSLRRIESLKRTQADKVRSTQIQINPQRVDRAAVARLNDANFRIPFPTGGTCPVKHVLPLLEFDGSHTHNGDYKCQERNAKKYNYTDGRSLVLVARAMPAPARGVPVKSGKQSFFC; this is translated from the exons ATGACGAGCTACACTCCGTACTCGTTCACATCGTCGCTCGACAGGCCTGGCGCGCCTGTGTCTGGAAGTTCCCCTTCGCTTGCTGGCGTCCACGGGTCGCAGGCGCAGAACGGAACTTCTGAGCATTCGCATCAGTCTGCCAGAATGTATTACTACCCCGTCAACACTGCGCGAATTTCTTTCTCGGAAGAAACCGCCAATGGTGGGAGGGTCGTCCAACTGCCGACTGCTGACAGATCTGAGAGAAATCTGTCGCATTCGGTAGTCGCCGGATCGTACTCACATGGCGGCTACGCAAAGCCCCCTTTTTTCGTGGTGCCGGAGTCTCGGAGCGGCTTCTCTGGAAACGGCCTCCAGGAGCAGCGGCCTGTGTCACATCCGGGTGTACCCCCGGCACTCGGATCTGTGAGATCGGTCCCCGCGTCTTCCCAATCCCTTCCGTCGCTCTACGCGAAGGGAGGCTTCACACAGCCTGGTGCCAAGGAGGTCTCATCTGCGTTCGCGCAGTCAACGGTGAGCCTGAGGAGCCCGCAAGCGGTGTCTTCGCGGCCGCTCTGCCACCCCGCTACCTCTTGGTCTTGCCCGTCTCCTGGACCGGTGCCCAGCAGCGCCGAGCAGACCTCCCGCACCGTTATCCAGCCTGGCCCGCCGCTAGCTGTCTTCCCATCGCTTCCCCTTCAGACAACAGGTGGGCTGCAAGGCGACTTTTCCCTAGGCAGAAGCGGGGCAGCGGAGTTGGCACCGCCGCTTGCTGCAGGACGATCCGTGGCTCTCCCCCGGGAAAGCGTCGACCAGACACTGCAGCGGCtcgaggcggcgaaggcaTTCGAGGCGAACCGCTTGCAGGATCTGATGAAGCAGGAACGGGAGTTGCTGATGCACTTTGCGCAGAAGCACCAAGctggaaacgcgagagcTGCAGTGGCGGAACGTGGCGAAGCAGCGCTCGCCGAACACAGACAAGGTCTGCCAGCCAGGAGCACCCGGGTCCTCTCGGGTCCACCAGCAAGTCGGGACGGGAGCGCGTTTGTCGCCGAGCCGCAGTGTGTGTCCTCAGGCATTCCgcagtcttcttcgcggATCCCGCGCCTGCCTTCGTTTGCGACGCCTCACGTGAGGCATGCGAGTTTCCTCCCGCCAGCGTTTCCGGCTGCACCTGGCCAGCCGTGCACGGCGAGCTTCATCCTCCCCCGGGCCGCGCGTCCTGCGTCTGTTCACGCGGCTCGCGGTCCGCGCAGGCGAGCGCTTATCGTGGGCTGCGGCCACCAGAAGGGTCAGCCGTACCACATTCGCGGCGCAGGCAACGACGCGCACTtgttcgcgcatgcatgcgtgcagtTCCTCGGGATCGACCCGAAAGAGATCTGCGTCCTCACCGACACGGCGCCGTCGACATGCTACCGCGGCCGCGGTCAGGACGGCTCCTTCCTGGGGCCCGCCGCTTATATTCAGGGCAAAGACGGCTCCAAACACGGTACTCTCCTTGCAAAGCAAGACCGCATGCACGCCGCAGGTGGCGAGGAAACGTCGGGTGCAGCGTCGGCGCTGTCCCAGGCGATGCGCGGGGTCGCGGACTTTGGCGCGAAACACTTTGTCGCTTCTCAAGGCCGAgacaaggagacgaaggcagtCGTGCACTCCCTCGTCGACGTCGACAGACTCGAGTCCGAGGAGCCCAACCCCGTGGTCGCGGAACTCCCGACACGACACAACATTCTGAG GGGACTTCGGTGGCTCGTGGAAGACGCACGGCCCGATGACTA CCTCATCTTCTACTTCTCGGGCCACAGCGTGCAGATGGACAACATGTCCGGctgggaaggagaaggctATGAGGAAGCCTTCGTACCGTGCGATTTCAACGTCCGCGACGTTGAAAGCGGAGAtcccgtctctcttgtcggTGCCCTAGAGATTCGAGAG aTTCTCTTCAACATCCCCGACAGAACGCAGCTGTCAATCTTCCTGGATTGCTGCGGGGGGCAAACGGTCCTCGACCCGGCGGGGACTTCGTCGCGTTTCACTTTCATCAAAG GAGTGAAACAACGGGGGATGTGGCCATTCTCGGACCCCACCGACAAGATGTGTCTGGCCAAGTACCGTTCTGACGTCTGGGCGAGTCCCG ATATGCAGAAACAAGTTGTCCAGCCGCGGTACCTCCCGGCGGTTGAAGTCCAATCGCTGAGCTGCGTGTCAACGGCCAGTGTCAAAGGCGACGAACACGAGAAGCCCGGCCTGCTCAATGCGTACTGCATTGCTGCCGCAC CCTGGGGAAGCGTTGCCTTGGAGGCGAGTTTCAACTCGTTCAGGATCCGCAGCTTCCATACGCGGTCGCTTCCAGGCAACTGTCACGGGTCCTGCACAGTTGAGTCCAAGCCTGTTGTCCACG gAGTGTTCACGTGGGCGGTggtttctgctctctctggtCTTGTCGAGGAGACCattcgcgttttctcggaCGAAGGTGGCGCGCGGAATGGTTGTGTTCCGGTCCGCGTAACGTACACAAAGCTCATGGAGAAGATTGAGCACCAGATCAACGATTTGAAGTGGAA tCGCCTCTTCAAGCTCGATCAGCAGGCCGAGCTGACGGTGCACTCGGGAGGCGGAGCGCGACCGAACGAGGTCTTTATCCAGTTTCCTGACCTCGCGCCTGGGAAGGGAAGACCGTGCGTGggggcgtctctgtctgggGAGACTTCGCCTGGGGCTTGTCTGCGGGGCTGGGCCACTGCGGCGTTCGACTCCCCGGTCACTCCGCTCCAAGAGTTGTCGGGGAGTTTCTACGACTTCTTCCACCCGCAGTGGATTCGGGAGGagcagcgcatgcatatGGGGAGCGCAGCAGCGGGTGGGGCGCTTCCATATACTGCGGAGGCGTGCTTTCAGAGGGCGTTTGGAGTGACACCAACAGGAAGTCCAACCCCCTTAG GGTTACACGGAAAGGTTCACGCAGAGCGGCGGTCCGCCGGCAGGGgtgaagacagaaaggaacaGGGATCCAGGATACCTAGTGAAGATCACGTGTCGAGTTGTTTGCAGTGGCTTAGTGCACGCCGCCGGCTTCGATCGGTAGTCTTGCCAATGGCTTCCGGATTCCTGGACCCTAGAAACAGACCTGTAgcttctgcgtcgttttctcctttgtaCACTGCGAAAGGTCGCCCACCGATTTCCTCCCCTCCTCAGGAACCCACGACAGATTCGGGGCACATACCAGAGCATTTCAAGTGCACAGATGTCTCTACATTGTCACCTAGTTCGTGTGTAGCTTCAGTAGAAAACCAGGAAGCGCAGTCGCCATCGAACGATGAAAAcgctctgttttcttgtgCCGACTCGTGCTCTTTTCCGTCCCGGCGGCCTCCATCGGGAGCGGCACCGCACCACGAAGGACAGGCCCgccaggagagacgaggaatcTCTCAAAAACGTCAAGCAGCAGTTCCACAGGTCGCATCCGGAAAGCAGGTTGTTCGATCAGAGAAGAGACCAGAGGAACtgcagcgcgagagaagcttTGGCTTAGCAGTCCATGCAGTTAGGTGCGTTGGTGGGAGGGACGAAGAGGTCGCCCTTGCCGTGGTTTTGCGGGCGCAGATGGCGGAACGCAAACGGCGGGAGGCCGCAAACAGAGCCCAGCGCGAGCAAGCAGAAGTGCGGGGGCGTCAGATGCGTCTACGGCAGAGTCTGCGACGCATCGAAAGCTTGAAAAGAACCCAAGCAGACAAAGTGAGGTCCACGCAGATACAGATCAACCCTCAGCGCGTGGATAGAGCCGCGGTAGCCCGCCTGAACGATGCCAACTTTCGCATCCCCTTTCCCACAGGAGGCACATGTCCGGTGAAACATGTGTTACCTCTTTTGGAATTCGACGGCAGTCACACCCACAACGGGGACTACAAGTGCCAGGAACGGAATGCGAAGAAATACAACTACACGGATGGTCGATCGCTCGTCCTTGTGGCTCGCGCCATGCCCGCTCCCGCCCGAGGGGTTCCTGTGAAATCGGGGAAACAGAGCTTCTTCTGTTAG